One Kineococcus aurantiacus genomic window carries:
- a CDS encoding alpha/beta fold hydrolase, translating to MGFVTTPDGNDIFFKDWGRGRPVVLAHGWPLNSDSWEAQQHQLADAGYRAIAHDRRGHGRSTQVWDGNDMDHYADDLAALLETLDLRDVTLVGFSTGGGEISRYIGRHGTSRIAQAVLVSAVPPLMVQREDNPDGVPVEVFDGLRAGSLADRSQLYEDLAAGPFFGANRPGVTVSQGIQDAFWRQGLQAGHKNAYDSIAAFSETDFRDDLAAFDVPTLVVHGDDDQVVPFPVGGRASAALVEDAELIVYEGAPHGITDTHKQQLGDDLLRFLKG from the coding sequence ATGGGTTTCGTGACCACCCCCGACGGCAACGACATCTTCTTCAAGGACTGGGGCCGGGGCCGCCCCGTCGTCCTGGCCCACGGCTGGCCGCTGAACAGCGACAGCTGGGAGGCCCAGCAGCACCAGCTCGCCGACGCCGGTTACCGCGCCATCGCGCACGACCGGCGCGGGCACGGGCGTTCCACCCAGGTCTGGGACGGCAACGACATGGACCACTACGCCGACGACCTCGCCGCGCTCCTGGAAACCCTCGACCTGCGCGACGTCACCCTCGTCGGTTTCTCCACCGGCGGTGGGGAGATCAGCCGCTACATCGGCCGGCACGGCACCTCCCGCATCGCCCAGGCCGTCCTGGTCAGCGCCGTGCCGCCGCTGATGGTGCAGCGCGAGGACAACCCGGACGGGGTGCCCGTCGAGGTCTTCGACGGCCTGCGCGCCGGCTCGCTGGCCGACCGCTCCCAGCTGTACGAGGACCTGGCCGCCGGGCCGTTCTTCGGCGCCAACCGTCCCGGGGTCACCGTCTCCCAGGGCATCCAGGACGCCTTCTGGCGCCAGGGTCTGCAGGCGGGGCACAAGAACGCCTACGACAGCATCGCGGCGTTCTCCGAGACCGACTTCCGCGACGACCTGGCGGCCTTCGACGTGCCCACCCTGGTCGTCCACGGTGACGACGACCAGGTCGTGCCCTTCCCCGTCGGCGGCAGGGCTTCCGCCGCCCTGGTCGAGGACGCCGAGCTGATCGTCTACGAGGGCGCCCCGCACGGCATCACCGACACCCACAAGCAGCAGCTCGGCGACGACCTCCTGCGCTTCCTCAAGGGGTGA
- a CDS encoding ATP-binding protein, giving the protein MGTGGAVRRTSTEPSAAGAAPAGAPGARDAATPAAAPARPQESAPLHGRQPELTLLEDVLAGAGAGQGSALVVRGPAGIGKSSLLLAALRRARQRGFSTLSITGAEAEAALPFAGLHQLVRPMAEQVPHLTDRLQRAVRAAFGENDHPADVFTLGLAVLELLEERAAACPLLVLVEDAHWLDPETLEVIGFVCRRLRDQPVVVLAAVREQYPGVLTAGGLAQLDLHRLDDQASRRLLRASAPGLGAEERERVLDVADGNPLALVELPGCLDSASPAHTEALEGLLPVNERLINAFADRLAQLPRPTRAALTVLAVDTTLPLTSLLTVAGELLGGASSPPAPDSPASTRPPVAAPALAAAVDAGLLLTDGHRLRFRHPLVRAAVYSAASMVERVVVHTAVADVLADDPDRRAWHRAAATLATDEQVSSELEAAAGRALQRGALGVAVNALERAASLSEDAVRRTSLLLRAAEIASQLNDRSRAVELVSRADWHSMDLAARARLVLVQDITDPGDLHDADRVGDLVRLAAQLVEQDLTDLAVAVCWRAASRCWWGAVPESSGQDVVDVFHRLGLHPDDPRTLAIEAYAQSQPRGASVLQRLAHLVPDRSDVDAMRFLGGAALVLGDFVTASSYMATAAAGYRAQGRAALLARTMSSVSFIRLWLGNWPALRADAEEATALAEESADAFWALAARATQALHEAMRGQSVGATAHAERVLADPDAAGVHFVAEAAQHTRGLAAAFAGRHEEAFELLLRCFDPTSPSFHPDMSGWALPDLADAAARARRTPEARQVLARYEARSQVLPSPALIASVAYARTVVCPEAEREAAFAAAFALDLSQWPVHRGRLLLAYGSWLRRRKRILECRGPLREARDTFEALGAGWAQLAREELRASGEDSAGPLPQAREQLTAQELQVALLAAEGLSNREIGQRLFLSHRTVGSHLYRLYPKLGISGRAHLRAAMAHLQRSSAST; this is encoded by the coding sequence GTGGGGACGGGAGGAGCGGTACGCAGGACCTCGACCGAGCCGTCCGCCGCGGGCGCGGCTCCAGCGGGAGCACCCGGTGCGAGGGACGCGGCGACGCCGGCGGCAGCCCCGGCCCGGCCGCAGGAGTCGGCGCCGCTGCACGGTCGGCAGCCGGAACTGACCCTGCTCGAGGACGTGCTGGCCGGTGCGGGCGCGGGCCAGGGCAGCGCGCTGGTCGTGCGTGGCCCGGCGGGCATCGGCAAGTCCAGTCTGCTGCTGGCGGCCCTCCGACGGGCACGGCAGCGAGGTTTCAGCACGCTGTCCATCACCGGCGCCGAGGCCGAGGCCGCCTTGCCCTTCGCCGGCCTGCACCAGCTGGTGAGGCCGATGGCCGAGCAGGTGCCGCACCTGACCGACCGGTTGCAGCGCGCCGTGCGCGCCGCCTTCGGCGAGAACGACCACCCCGCCGACGTCTTCACGCTGGGCCTGGCCGTCCTGGAACTGCTGGAGGAACGCGCCGCCGCCTGCCCGCTGCTGGTGCTGGTCGAGGACGCGCACTGGCTGGACCCGGAGACGCTGGAGGTGATCGGCTTCGTCTGCCGCCGGCTGCGCGACCAGCCGGTCGTGGTCCTGGCGGCGGTGCGCGAGCAGTACCCCGGTGTCCTGACCGCCGGTGGGCTCGCGCAGCTGGACCTGCACCGCCTCGACGACCAGGCGTCGCGGCGGCTGCTGCGGGCCAGCGCTCCAGGACTGGGCGCCGAGGAACGTGAACGGGTGCTGGACGTGGCGGACGGGAACCCCCTGGCCCTGGTGGAGCTGCCCGGCTGCCTGGACTCGGCCTCGCCGGCGCACACGGAGGCCCTCGAGGGTCTGCTGCCGGTGAACGAGCGGCTGATCAACGCCTTCGCCGACCGGCTCGCCCAGCTGCCGCGCCCGACGCGGGCAGCGCTGACGGTCCTGGCCGTCGACACCACCTTGCCGCTCACCTCGTTGCTCACCGTGGCCGGCGAACTCCTCGGCGGAGCCTCGTCCCCACCTGCCCCGGACTCGCCCGCGTCGACGCGACCCCCGGTGGCAGCTCCGGCGCTGGCGGCGGCCGTCGACGCCGGGCTGCTGCTGACGGACGGGCACCGGCTGCGCTTCCGCCACCCGCTGGTGCGCGCAGCGGTGTACTCCGCCGCCAGCATGGTCGAGCGCGTGGTCGTGCACACCGCCGTGGCCGACGTGCTGGCCGACGACCCCGACCGGCGGGCCTGGCACCGGGCCGCAGCCACCCTGGCCACCGATGAGCAGGTGTCCAGCGAGCTGGAAGCGGCCGCGGGCCGCGCCCTCCAGCGCGGCGCGCTGGGCGTGGCGGTCAACGCGCTGGAGCGGGCGGCCTCGCTGAGCGAGGACGCGGTCCGGCGCACCTCGCTGCTGCTGCGGGCGGCCGAGATCGCCTCGCAGCTCAACGACCGCAGCCGCGCGGTGGAACTGGTCTCCCGCGCCGACTGGCACAGCATGGACCTGGCCGCGCGGGCACGTCTGGTCCTGGTGCAGGACATCACCGACCCCGGTGACCTGCACGACGCCGACCGCGTCGGCGACCTGGTCCGGCTGGCCGCGCAGCTGGTCGAGCAGGACCTGACCGACCTGGCGGTGGCGGTGTGCTGGCGCGCGGCGTCGCGGTGCTGGTGGGGGGCGGTCCCCGAGAGCAGCGGGCAGGACGTCGTCGACGTGTTCCACCGGCTGGGGCTGCACCCCGACGACCCCCGCACCCTGGCCATCGAGGCCTACGCCCAGTCCCAGCCGCGGGGAGCCAGCGTGCTGCAGCGCCTGGCGCACCTGGTGCCCGACCGCTCCGACGTGGACGCGATGCGTTTCCTGGGCGGGGCGGCCCTGGTCCTGGGGGACTTCGTCACCGCTTCCTCCTACATGGCCACCGCCGCGGCCGGCTACCGCGCTCAGGGCAGAGCGGCGCTGCTGGCCCGCACGATGTCCTCGGTGAGCTTCATCCGCCTGTGGCTGGGGAACTGGCCGGCGCTGCGCGCCGACGCCGAGGAGGCCACCGCACTGGCCGAGGAGTCCGCCGACGCCTTCTGGGCGCTGGCCGCTCGCGCCACCCAGGCCCTGCACGAGGCGATGCGCGGGCAGTCGGTGGGCGCGACGGCCCACGCCGAACGGGTGCTGGCCGACCCGGACGCCGCCGGGGTCCACTTCGTCGCCGAAGCCGCCCAGCACACCCGGGGCCTGGCCGCGGCCTTCGCCGGCCGGCACGAGGAGGCCTTCGAACTGCTGCTGCGCTGCTTCGACCCCACGTCGCCCAGCTTCCACCCCGACATGTCCGGGTGGGCGCTGCCGGACCTGGCCGACGCCGCCGCCCGCGCCCGGCGCACCCCCGAGGCCCGGCAGGTCCTGGCCCGCTACGAGGCGCGCAGCCAGGTGCTGCCCTCCCCGGCGCTGATCGCCTCGGTGGCCTACGCCCGCACCGTCGTGTGCCCCGAAGCAGAGCGCGAAGCCGCCTTCGCCGCCGCCTTCGCGCTGGACCTGTCGCAGTGGCCGGTGCACCGCGGCCGGCTGCTGCTGGCGTACGGCTCGTGGCTGCGCCGGCGCAAGCGCATCCTGGAGTGCCGGGGCCCCCTGCGCGAAGCCCGCGACACCTTCGAGGCCCTGGGCGCGGGGTGGGCCCAGCTGGCGCGGGAGGAACTGCGCGCCAGCGGCGAGGACAGCGCCGGGCCGCTGCCGCAGGCTCGTGAGCAGCTGACCGCCCAGGAACTGCAGGTCGCGCTGCTGGCCGCCGAGGGTTTGAGCAACCGCGAGATCGGCCAGCGGCTGTTCCTGTCGCACCGCACGGTCGGCTCGCACCTGTACCGCCTCTACCCCAAGCTCGGCATCAGCGGGCGCGCGCACCTGCGCGCGGCCATGGCGCACCTGCAGCGGTCGTCCGCCTCCACTTGA
- a CDS encoding helix-turn-helix domain-containing protein, whose amino-acid sequence MPVLLDTSSLPAHERADAVRAALEGAVSKARVWAPPDACSRITRWDLGPGAHVIHHASRGHRLTRTRQHLTSDTAERISVGVSTRGSMLLRHRDTLLGDRIGELQLIDLTSPYDLLVEGDSCVHAVTIDCSHLGLPVDAVRRAVPLISRSPLYSLVRRHLLELPDAVDTLPAGPALGMLGTSTTELVRALIASVSETSDRTVREALHESLFVRMTTFIQQHQRDTDLTADRLAARFGVSVRAVYAAFARNEESLAEWVIRGRLEGARHDLATHARDWGAVGRVAAAWGFKDARHFARRFRDHYGMSPREWQRRCAAPSADGWAGSGSSSARRGRVTT is encoded by the coding sequence GTGCCTGTCCTGCTGGACACGAGTTCGCTGCCCGCGCACGAACGGGCGGACGCGGTGCGCGCCGCCCTCGAGGGCGCCGTCTCCAAGGCCCGGGTCTGGGCACCCCCGGACGCCTGCTCGCGCATCACGCGGTGGGACCTGGGTCCGGGGGCCCACGTCATCCACCACGCCTCGCGCGGGCACCGGCTGACCCGCACGCGGCAGCACCTGACCTCGGACACGGCGGAGCGGATCTCCGTCGGGGTGTCGACCCGCGGTTCGATGCTGTTGCGCCACCGGGACACCCTGCTGGGGGACCGGATCGGTGAACTGCAGCTGATCGACCTCACCTCACCCTACGACCTGCTCGTCGAAGGTGATTCGTGCGTCCACGCCGTCACCATCGACTGCTCCCACCTCGGGCTGCCGGTGGACGCCGTGCGCCGGGCCGTCCCGCTGATCTCCAGGAGTCCCCTGTACTCGCTGGTGCGCCGTCACCTGCTGGAGCTGCCCGACGCGGTGGACACCCTGCCCGCCGGGCCGGCGCTGGGGATGCTGGGAACGTCCACCACGGAGCTGGTGCGGGCCCTCATCGCCTCGGTCTCCGAGACGTCCGACCGGACGGTGCGTGAGGCGCTCCACGAGTCCCTCTTCGTGCGCATGACCACCTTCATCCAGCAGCACCAGCGCGACACCGACCTCACCGCCGACAGGCTGGCGGCACGGTTCGGCGTCTCCGTCCGCGCCGTGTACGCGGCCTTCGCCCGCAACGAGGAGTCACTGGCCGAGTGGGTCATCCGCGGGCGTCTCGAAGGCGCCCGGCACGACCTGGCGACCCACGCCCGCGACTGGGGGGCCGTCGGCCGGGTCGCGGCCGCATGGGGGTTCAAGGACGCCCGGCACTTCGCCCGGCGGTTCCGCGACCACTACGGGATGTCCCCGCGCGAGTGGCAACGACGCTGCGCGGCACCGTCGGCCGACGGCTGGGCGGGGAGCGGGTCCTCGTCGGCGCGCCGCGGCAGGGTCACCACCTGA
- a CDS encoding MarR family transcriptional regulator: protein MDEPAGGAARPARQDVRLANEAWEALFRAQAVLARRFRDDDIWDEVSPSEYDVLHTLARHEDGHPGVPGSGEAGATMVEINQEVLLTQGGISRLVARLVERGLLERRPDRHDRRAARVLLTARGRAVLRTVGRRHARAVSAAMTGALSPDQLRQLRHLTRQLTDHLT, encoded by the coding sequence GTGGACGAGCCGGCGGGGGGAGCGGCGCGGCCGGCCCGCCAGGACGTCCGGTTGGCCAACGAGGCCTGGGAGGCGCTCTTCCGCGCCCAGGCCGTGCTGGCCCGCCGCTTCCGCGACGACGACATCTGGGACGAGGTCTCCCCGAGCGAGTACGACGTGCTGCACACCCTCGCCCGCCACGAGGACGGACACCCCGGCGTCCCCGGGTCCGGCGAGGCGGGCGCGACCATGGTCGAGATCAACCAGGAGGTGCTGCTCACCCAGGGCGGCATCTCCCGGCTGGTCGCCCGGCTGGTCGAGCGCGGTCTGCTGGAACGCCGGCCGGACCGGCACGACCGGCGCGCCGCCCGCGTCCTCCTGACCGCGCGGGGACGAGCGGTCCTGCGCACGGTGGGACGTCGCCACGCGCGGGCGGTCAGCGCCGCCATGACGGGAGCCCTCAGCCCCGACCAGTTGCGGCAGCTGCGTCACCTGACCCGGCAGCTCACCGACCACCTGACCTGA
- a CDS encoding alpha/beta fold hydrolase: protein MNPEPSTTPGTDPDSRPQTSTARKAARFARRPVLAAALAAPLAALGAGTSAAAAPTTAPGRGRPTIVLVHGAFADASGWNAVIERLQRCGYTCIAPANPLRGLASDADYLRTFLSTLTGPLVLVGHSYGGAVITNAATGNPHVKALVYAAAYGLAQGESVAAANELGGGHSDVVENLVLRPFPGSGTQNADAYVDPTQFRRIFAGDLPEKQVAVMAATQRPGVLSSLIEPSGVPAWKTIPSSYVVATRDGLIPVPAQFAMAERMKAEVTKVRSSHVVMMSHPDEVTAVIRSAAGR from the coding sequence GTGAACCCCGAACCCTCCACCACCCCCGGCACCGACCCCGACTCCCGGCCCCAGACGTCCACCGCCCGCAAGGCTGCCCGGTTCGCCCGCCGGCCCGTGCTGGCCGCCGCCCTGGCCGCCCCGCTGGCCGCCCTCGGCGCCGGCACCAGCGCCGCCGCGGCGCCCACGACGGCGCCCGGGCGCGGTCGGCCCACCATCGTGCTCGTGCACGGCGCCTTCGCCGACGCCTCGGGCTGGAACGCGGTCATCGAGCGGCTGCAGCGGTGCGGCTACACCTGCATCGCCCCGGCCAACCCGTTGCGGGGCCTGGCCTCCGACGCCGACTACCTCCGCACCTTCCTGTCCACCCTCACCGGCCCGCTGGTGCTGGTGGGGCACTCCTACGGCGGTGCCGTCATCACCAACGCCGCCACCGGCAACCCCCACGTCAAGGCCCTGGTGTACGCCGCCGCCTACGGCCTGGCCCAGGGAGAGAGCGTCGCGGCGGCCAACGAGCTCGGCGGCGGGCACAGCGACGTCGTCGAGAACCTCGTCCTGCGCCCCTTCCCCGGTAGCGGGACGCAGAACGCCGACGCCTACGTCGACCCCACCCAGTTCCGGCGCATCTTCGCCGGCGACCTGCCCGAGAAGCAGGTCGCCGTCATGGCCGCCACCCAGCGCCCCGGCGTGCTGTCCTCCCTCATCGAGCCCTCGGGGGTCCCGGCGTGGAAGACCATCCCGTCCTCCTACGTCGTGGCCACCCGCGACGGCCTGATCCCGGTCCCGGCGCAGTTCGCGATGGCCGAGCGGATGAAGGCGGAGGTCACCAAGGTGCGCAGTTCGCACGTGGTGATGATGAGCCACCCCGACGAGGTCACCGCGGTCATCCGCAGCGCGGCCGGCCGGTGA
- a CDS encoding alpha/beta hydrolase, whose protein sequence is MPTDPAPDPAAGNRTVVFVHGLWLSSASWAGWRTRFEARGHTTLAPEWPGMDVPLAQLRERSLSGDRTDDVGLTQIVDAYARTIAALPQAPILIGHSFGGLIVQLLLDRGLGSAGGAISPASIKGVNQLPLSTLRSGWAVLRSPANRHRTVALTRSQWHYAFANTLTRAESDELWEQHWAPTPGLPLWQAATAALSPRAANAVDLTNSDRPPLLIHANGADHTVPASLSRAIFTAQRKTGAVTEIHEFPGRPHLSAVVEGWQAVADDALDWALRFPTRSSSGGQHLDVLHEVVENVVDD, encoded by the coding sequence ATGCCCACCGACCCCGCACCCGACCCCGCAGCCGGGAACCGCACCGTCGTCTTCGTCCACGGCCTGTGGCTCAGCTCCGCCTCCTGGGCCGGCTGGCGCACCCGTTTCGAGGCCAGGGGGCACACCACCCTGGCCCCGGAGTGGCCGGGCATGGACGTGCCCCTGGCGCAGCTGCGCGAACGCAGCCTGAGCGGCGACCGCACCGACGACGTGGGTCTGACGCAGATCGTCGACGCCTACGCCCGCACCATCGCCGCGCTGCCGCAGGCTCCGATCCTCATCGGGCACTCCTTCGGCGGGCTCATCGTGCAGCTCCTGCTGGACCGCGGGCTCGGCTCGGCCGGCGGGGCGATCTCGCCGGCCTCCATCAAGGGCGTGAACCAGCTGCCGCTGAGCACCCTGCGCAGCGGCTGGGCGGTGCTGCGCAGTCCCGCCAACCGCCACCGCACCGTGGCGCTGACCAGGAGCCAGTGGCACTACGCCTTCGCCAACACCCTCACCCGCGCGGAGTCCGACGAGCTGTGGGAGCAGCACTGGGCCCCCACACCCGGCCTGCCGCTGTGGCAGGCCGCCACCGCAGCGCTCAGTCCCCGGGCCGCCAACGCCGTCGACCTGACCAACAGCGACCGGCCCCCGCTGCTGATCCACGCCAACGGCGCCGACCACACCGTGCCCGCCTCCCTCAGCCGCGCCATCTTCACGGCGCAGCGCAAGACCGGGGCGGTGACCGAGATCCACGAGTTCCCCGGCCGCCCGCACCTGAGCGCCGTCGTCGAGGGCTGGCAGGCCGTGGCCGACGACGCCCTGGACTGGGCGCTGCGGTTCCCCACCCGCTCCTCGTCCGGGGGCCAGCACCTCGACGTTCTCCACGAGGTCGTCGAGAACGTCGTCGACGACTAG
- a CDS encoding class II fructose-bisphosphate aldolase, protein MPAQTLLTDARAAGRGVGAFNVVLLEHAEAIVDGAQRAGLPVVLQISQNCAAYHGGLAPLLLATLEIARTATVPALVHLDHADDEALVRTAVERGVHTVMFDGSPFGHAENVDRTRRVAQFCHAQGVPVEAELGEVGGKDGVHAPGARTVPAEAAEFVAVTGVDSLAVAVGSSHAMTERTAVIDLDLVADLAAAVPVPLVLHGSSGVPDDQLAAAVRAGVTKVNISTHLNGLFTRAVRESLTARPELVDPRRYVAPGREAVAAEVARLLALLALH, encoded by the coding sequence GTGCCTGCTCAGACCCTGCTGACCGACGCCCGCGCCGCCGGACGCGGTGTCGGCGCCTTCAACGTCGTCCTGCTCGAGCACGCCGAGGCCATCGTCGACGGCGCCCAGCGCGCCGGCCTGCCGGTCGTGCTGCAGATCAGCCAGAACTGCGCCGCCTACCACGGCGGTCTGGCCCCGCTGCTGCTGGCCACGCTCGAGATCGCCCGGACCGCGACCGTCCCGGCCCTCGTGCACCTCGACCACGCCGACGACGAGGCGCTCGTCCGGACCGCCGTGGAACGCGGCGTGCACACCGTCATGTTCGACGGCTCGCCGTTCGGGCACGCCGAGAACGTCGACCGCACGCGGCGCGTCGCGCAGTTCTGCCACGCGCAGGGGGTGCCCGTCGAGGCCGAGCTCGGCGAGGTCGGCGGCAAGGACGGGGTCCACGCCCCCGGCGCGCGCACCGTCCCGGCCGAGGCCGCCGAGTTCGTCGCGGTCACCGGGGTCGACAGCCTCGCCGTCGCCGTCGGCAGTTCGCACGCCATGACCGAGCGGACCGCGGTGATCGACCTGGACCTCGTCGCCGACCTCGCGGCGGCCGTCCCCGTCCCGCTCGTGCTGCACGGTTCCTCCGGCGTCCCCGACGACCAGCTCGCCGCGGCCGTGCGCGCCGGCGTGACCAAGGTGAACATCTCCACCCACCTCAACGGCCTCTTCACGCGCGCCGTGCGCGAGTCCCTGACCGCCCGGCCCGAGCTCGTCGACCCGCGCCGGTACGTCGCCCCGGGGCGCGAGGCCGTCGCGGCCGAGGTCGCCCGGCTGCTGGCGCTGCTGGCCCTGCACTGA
- a CDS encoding MBL fold metallo-hydrolase produces MKDVRITHVGGPTVLLEAAGWRILTDPTFDAPGRRYSFGWGTGSRKLTGPALAAEDVGPVDVVLLSHHHHADNLDDTGRELLRDAGTVITTVPGAHHLRGRCRGLRPWQQTTLTAPPGSARQDLTITATPCRHGPRFSRPVAGAVVGFALSWPTQEHGVLWMSGDTVLYDAVREVPARLSVDTVLLHLGAVRFPVTGRAHYSLTATEAVELCSLLRPRTIVPVHYEGWEHFHEGRAEVEHAFARAPLGLGERLHWLPLPPSRSAVGTTSA; encoded by the coding sequence GTGAAGGACGTCCGCATCACGCACGTCGGAGGACCCACCGTGCTGCTGGAGGCGGCCGGCTGGCGCATCCTGACCGACCCCACCTTCGACGCCCCCGGACGGCGTTACTCCTTCGGCTGGGGCACCGGTTCGCGCAAGCTCACCGGGCCCGCTCTGGCCGCCGAGGACGTCGGCCCCGTCGACGTCGTCCTGCTCAGCCACCACCACCACGCCGACAACCTCGACGACACCGGGCGGGAACTGCTGCGGGACGCCGGCACCGTCATCACCACCGTCCCCGGCGCCCACCACCTGCGCGGCCGGTGCCGCGGGCTGCGGCCGTGGCAGCAGACCACCCTCACCGCCCCGCCCGGGTCGGCGCGGCAGGACCTGACCATCACCGCCACCCCGTGCCGGCACGGGCCGCGCTTCAGCCGTCCCGTCGCCGGCGCCGTCGTCGGCTTCGCCCTGTCCTGGCCCACGCAGGAGCACGGCGTGCTGTGGATGAGCGGGGACACCGTCCTGTACGACGCCGTCCGCGAGGTGCCGGCCCGGTTGAGCGTCGACACCGTCCTGCTGCACCTGGGCGCCGTCCGCTTCCCGGTGACCGGTCGGGCGCACTACAGCCTGACCGCCACCGAGGCGGTCGAACTGTGCTCCCTGCTGCGCCCGCGCACGATCGTCCCCGTGCACTACGAGGGGTGGGAGCACTTCCACGAAGGACGGGCCGAGGTCGAGCACGCCTTCGCGCGCGCACCCCTGGGGCTGGGGGAACGCCTGCACTGGCTCCCCCTCCCGCCGTCCCGGTCGGCCGTGGGCACGACGTCCGCCTGA
- a CDS encoding LLM class flavin-dependent oxidoreductase, producing the protein MQFGIFSVSDITADPTTGRTPSEAERIQAMVQIAVKAEEVGLDVFGIGEHHNPPFFSSAPTTFLAHVAALTRRITLSTAVTLATTNDPVRIAEEYAMAQHLARGRLDLTLGRGNTVPVYEWFGQDIRQGVALAIENYDLLHRLWREDVVDWEGESRSPLRGFTSTPRPLDGVPPFVWHGSIRSPQIAEQAAFYGNGFFANNILAPNGHFLPLVNHYRQRFAHYGHGTPEQAVVGLGGQAFIAPRSQDAFTAFRPYFEAAPVYDHSRPLEWYAENTPLSVGSPQQVIDQTMAFRETFGDYQRQLWVMDSSGLPLPAVLEQLELLGGEVVPVLRREMAALRSPAAADAPTHAGLVRARYGDGPTRQARPNPNRGDNLSGRLPYQDSDTDRPADLPVLA; encoded by the coding sequence ATGCAGTTCGGCATCTTCTCGGTCAGCGACATCACCGCCGACCCCACGACCGGTCGCACCCCCAGCGAAGCCGAGCGGATCCAGGCGATGGTCCAGATCGCCGTCAAGGCCGAGGAGGTCGGCCTGGACGTCTTCGGCATCGGGGAGCACCACAACCCGCCGTTCTTCTCCTCCGCGCCCACCACGTTCCTGGCCCACGTGGCGGCCCTGACCCGGCGCATCACCCTGTCCACCGCGGTCACCCTGGCCACGACGAACGACCCGGTGCGCATCGCCGAGGAGTACGCCATGGCCCAGCACCTGGCCCGGGGACGGCTGGACCTCACGCTGGGCCGGGGCAACACCGTCCCGGTCTACGAGTGGTTCGGCCAGGACATCCGCCAGGGCGTGGCGCTGGCCATCGAGAACTACGACCTGCTGCACCGGTTGTGGCGCGAGGACGTCGTGGACTGGGAGGGGGAGTCCCGTTCCCCGCTGCGGGGTTTCACCTCCACCCCGCGCCCGCTGGACGGGGTGCCGCCGTTCGTGTGGCACGGTTCCATCCGCAGCCCGCAGATCGCCGAGCAGGCTGCCTTCTACGGCAACGGGTTCTTCGCCAACAACATCCTGGCCCCGAACGGCCACTTCCTGCCGCTGGTGAACCACTACCGGCAGCGTTTCGCCCACTACGGCCACGGAACCCCCGAGCAGGCGGTCGTCGGGCTGGGGGGTCAGGCGTTCATCGCCCCCCGTTCCCAGGACGCCTTCACCGCGTTCCGGCCCTACTTCGAGGCGGCCCCGGTCTACGACCACTCCCGGCCGCTGGAGTGGTACGCCGAGAACACCCCGCTCAGCGTGGGCAGCCCGCAGCAGGTGATCGACCAGACCATGGCCTTCCGGGAGACCTTCGGGGACTACCAGCGCCAGCTGTGGGTGATGGACTCCTCCGGGCTGCCGCTGCCGGCGGTGCTGGAACAGTTGGAACTGCTGGGCGGGGAGGTGGTGCCGGTGCTGCGCCGGGAGATGGCCGCGCTGCGCTCCCCGGCCGCGGCCGACGCGCCGACCCACGCCGGTCTGGTGCGGGCCCGCTACGGCGACGGCCCGACCCGTCAGGCCCGCCCCAACCCCAACCGCGGTGACAACCTCAGCGGACGTCTGCCCTACCAGGACAGCGACACCGACCGGCCCGCGGACCTGCCGGTCCTGGCGTGA